From Streptomyces sp. NBC_01460, a single genomic window includes:
- a CDS encoding flavin-containing monooxygenase: MPSPHTSPIPPTGPDTHRLGFDPQALRLKYRQERDRRIRPDGSAQYQRTTGEFGYYDADPHADPDFTREPLTDQVDAVIVGGGFGGLLAAARLRQAGVETIRVIEKGGDFGGTWYWNRYPGIHCDIDAYTYMPLLEEVGYVPKWKYAPGEEIREHSEAIARHFDLYRDACFQTAVTELRWDDSTSEWTVGTDRGDLIRARYVVVSSGTLSQAKLPGIPGIETFEGHTFHTSRWDYDYTGGDQSGGLTGLADKRVALIGTGATAIQVVPHLGADARQVYVFQRTPSSVDVRDNRPTDPEWATSLEPGWQRRRMENFLKVVTGKPVDEDLVDDAWTSTARLQEKLIPTDAYRDVPAEERERAYELADFQKMNEIRARVDSVVEDSETAEKLKPWYRYMCKRPTFSDHYLQTFNHPHVTLVDTADSHGVERITRNAVVVGGTEYEVDCIIFATGFEVGVSGVLSGRLPVYGRGGASLLQTWSEGPRTLHGFYSHGFPNFFQLGPLQNASAVNYVHILDEQATHVAEVVAESRRRGARCVEPTVRAQEEWVATIRRKAASLHEFQAECTPGYYNNEGRPRARSESFGDGPVAFHELLRAWREGDGMNDVMTEAR, from the coding sequence ATGCCCTCCCCCCACACCTCACCCATACCGCCCACCGGCCCGGACACACACCGGCTGGGGTTCGATCCCCAAGCACTGCGCCTGAAGTACCGGCAGGAACGCGACCGGCGGATCCGCCCCGACGGCAGCGCCCAGTACCAGCGCACCACGGGCGAGTTCGGCTATTACGACGCCGATCCCCACGCCGACCCCGACTTCACCCGTGAGCCCCTGACGGACCAGGTGGACGCGGTGATCGTCGGTGGCGGTTTCGGTGGGCTCCTCGCCGCGGCACGGCTGCGCCAGGCGGGCGTCGAGACGATCCGCGTGATCGAGAAGGGCGGAGATTTCGGAGGCACCTGGTACTGGAACCGGTATCCGGGCATCCACTGCGACATCGACGCGTACACCTACATGCCTCTGCTCGAGGAGGTCGGCTACGTCCCGAAGTGGAAGTACGCCCCGGGCGAGGAGATCCGCGAGCACTCGGAGGCGATCGCACGGCACTTCGACCTCTACCGTGACGCCTGCTTCCAGACCGCCGTGACCGAACTGCGCTGGGACGACAGCACGTCGGAGTGGACGGTCGGCACGGACCGCGGAGACCTCATCAGGGCCCGCTACGTGGTGGTGTCCAGTGGGACGCTCAGCCAGGCGAAGCTGCCCGGCATCCCGGGCATCGAGACCTTCGAGGGCCACACCTTCCACACCAGCCGCTGGGACTACGACTACACCGGCGGCGACCAGAGCGGCGGCCTGACCGGGCTCGCCGACAAGCGCGTGGCACTGATCGGCACGGGTGCGACCGCCATCCAGGTCGTCCCGCACCTCGGAGCCGACGCGCGGCAGGTGTACGTGTTCCAGCGCACGCCGTCCTCCGTCGACGTGCGGGACAACCGGCCCACCGACCCGGAGTGGGCCACGTCGCTCGAACCGGGCTGGCAGCGCCGCCGGATGGAGAACTTCCTCAAGGTCGTCACCGGCAAGCCGGTGGACGAGGACCTGGTGGACGACGCCTGGACGAGCACCGCCCGTCTGCAGGAGAAGCTCATCCCGACCGACGCCTACAGGGACGTTCCCGCCGAGGAGCGTGAACGCGCCTACGAACTGGCCGACTTCCAGAAGATGAACGAGATCCGTGCCCGCGTGGACTCCGTGGTCGAGGACAGCGAGACCGCGGAGAAGCTCAAGCCCTGGTACCGCTACATGTGCAAGCGGCCCACGTTCAGCGACCACTACCTCCAGACCTTCAACCACCCCCATGTGACCCTGGTCGACACCGCCGACAGCCACGGTGTCGAACGCATCACCCGCAACGCCGTGGTGGTGGGCGGGACCGAGTACGAGGTCGACTGCATCATCTTCGCGACCGGCTTCGAGGTCGGTGTCTCGGGCGTGCTGTCCGGCCGGCTCCCTGTGTACGGGCGGGGCGGGGCATCCCTCCTGCAGACGTGGAGCGAGGGCCCCAGGACGCTGCACGGGTTCTACAGCCACGGCTTCCCGAACTTCTTCCAGCTCGGGCCGCTGCAGAACGCCAGCGCCGTCAACTACGTACACATCCTCGACGAACAGGCCACGCACGTCGCGGAGGTCGTCGCCGAGTCACGCAGGCGCGGGGCCCGGTGCGTCGAGCCCACGGTCAGGGCGCAGGAGGAGTGGGTGGCCACGATCCGCCGGAAGGCGGCGAGCCTGCACGAGTTCCAGGCGGAGTGCACCCCGGGGTACTACAACAACGAGGGCAGGCCCCGGGCGCGGAGCGAGTCCTTCGGCGACGGCCCGGTCGCCTTCCACGAGCTGCTGAGGGCCTGGCGCGAGGGCGACGGCATGAACGACGTCATGACCGAGGCCAGGTGA